In Polaribacter sp. Hel_I_88, the following proteins share a genomic window:
- a CDS encoding DASH family cryptochrome: MQEKQNNIGLIWFRNNLRTQDNISLKKAIDNHKKVIAVYFFDPKHFQEDEFGFKKTEKFRAKFLLETIIDLKENLAKLNITLLTFFESPEDKISFLVDEFSVDTIYTQKEWTKEEVETNNLIKNTLSEKVNFVEDYDQFLYHPETVSKNFEKIPDVFTGFRKKLEKYVAILPESEVSKLTSDNLVENSTSIPNLKELGFDDFEAHRNSAFPFKGGETEALKRLNHYFFETKKVGYYKQTRNGLVGIDYSTKFSTWLANGSLSAKTIYYKIREYEQEFGSNQSTYWVIFELIWRDYFKYISLKYDAKIFKIGGILDRNYDWNTDKKTIQKWINGETKDDFVNANMIELKETGWMSNRGRQNVASYFAKELLLDWRIGAAYFESVLLDYDVHSNYGNWMYVAGVGNDPRDRKFNTQLQADRYDSNHKFRKIWLHKTLF, from the coding sequence ATGCAGGAGAAACAAAACAACATAGGCTTAATTTGGTTTCGTAATAATTTACGAACACAAGATAATATATCATTAAAAAAAGCAATCGACAATCATAAAAAAGTAATTGCTGTCTATTTTTTTGATCCAAAACATTTTCAAGAAGATGAATTCGGATTTAAAAAGACGGAGAAGTTTAGAGCAAAATTTCTACTTGAAACGATTATAGATTTAAAAGAAAACTTAGCAAAACTAAATATTACGTTGCTTACCTTTTTTGAATCACCAGAAGATAAAATTTCTTTTTTGGTTGATGAATTTTCTGTGGATACCATTTACACGCAAAAAGAATGGACAAAAGAGGAAGTTGAAACGAATAATTTGATTAAAAATACACTTTCTGAAAAAGTAAATTTTGTGGAAGATTATGATCAGTTTTTATATCACCCAGAAACGGTTTCTAAAAATTTCGAAAAAATTCCTGATGTTTTTACAGGCTTCAGAAAAAAGCTAGAAAAGTATGTTGCTATTTTACCAGAAAGTGAGGTTTCAAAATTAACTTCGGATAATTTAGTGGAGAATTCAACATCAATTCCAAATTTAAAAGAATTGGGTTTTGATGATTTTGAAGCGCACAGAAATTCTGCATTTCCATTTAAAGGAGGAGAAACTGAAGCTTTAAAAAGATTGAATCATTATTTTTTTGAAACCAAAAAAGTTGGCTATTACAAACAAACTAGAAATGGGCTAGTTGGCATTGATTATTCAACAAAATTTTCTACTTGGTTGGCAAATGGAAGTTTATCAGCCAAAACAATCTATTATAAAATTAGGGAATATGAGCAAGAATTTGGTTCAAATCAATCTACCTATTGGGTAATTTTCGAATTGATTTGGAGAGATTATTTTAAATACATTTCTTTAAAATACGATGCTAAAATCTTTAAAATTGGTGGAATTCTAGATAGAAATTACGATTGGAATACTGATAAAAAAACAATTCAAAAATGGATTAACGGCGAAACCAAAGACGATTTTGTTAATGCCAACATGATTGAGCTAAAAGAAACGGGTTGGATGAGCAACAGAGGCAGACAAAATGTAGCTTCTTATTTTGCAAAAGAATTGTTGTTAGATTGGCGAATTGGAGCTGCCTATTTTGAGTCGGTTTTGTTAGATTATGATGTGCATAGTAATTATGGAAACTGGATGTATGTTGCTGGTGTTGGTAATGACCCAAGAGATCGAAAATTTAATACCCAATTACAAGCAGATCGTTATGACTCGAATCATAAGTTTCGAAAAATTTGGTTACATAAAACCTTATTTTAA
- a CDS encoding DUF2256 domain-containing protein → MHKKQHLPEKDCIVCKRPFTWRKKWEKNWNDVKYCSEKCRRNKTT, encoded by the coding sequence ATGCACAAAAAACAACATTTACCAGAAAAGGATTGCATAGTTTGTAAAAGACCCTTTACTTGGCGAAAAAAGTGGGAAAAGAATTGGAACGACGTTAAATATTGTAGCGAAAAATGCAGGAGAAACAAAACAACATAG
- a CDS encoding SDR family oxidoreductase: MKILVTGATGYIGKRLIPLLINDGHVVVCPVRDVKRAESYFKEEQNIILVEADFLKADSLKNIPNDVEAAYYLIHSMSNSAKEFHVLEEKCAFNFKRYAENTSLKQVIYLSGITNDTKLSKHLLSRKNVEKALSSNQYALTTFKAGIIVGSGSSSFEIIRDIVEKLPFMIAPKWLNTKTQPLGIRDVLAFLHKALFKKELFNTSYDIFGPEIMTYKEMLLQFAEFRKLKRTIITVPVMTPKLSSYWLYFVTSTSYKLASSLVNSMGVEVIGNKSNINQILDIEPMSYKKALELAFKKIEQNSIISSWKDSYVSSKLKGFLHEFINVPEYGCFKDFKKRKVKDRAIVLDRIWAIGGNTGWYYGTFLWKIRGFMDQFFGGAGLRRGRRHPTELNVGDALDFWRVIYADKKQGKLLLYAEMIMPGEAWLEFKIKEGTLYQTATFRPHGLAGRLYWYSVMPFHWFVFNGMINNVNKLK; the protein is encoded by the coding sequence ATGAAAATTCTTGTAACAGGAGCAACAGGTTATATTGGCAAAAGGCTAATTCCGTTATTAATTAATGATGGTCATGTAGTTGTTTGTCCTGTTAGAGATGTAAAAAGAGCAGAAAGTTACTTTAAAGAAGAACAAAATATTATTTTAGTTGAAGCTGATTTTTTGAAAGCTGACTCTTTAAAAAATATTCCAAATGATGTAGAAGCTGCCTATTATTTAATTCATTCCATGTCTAATTCTGCAAAAGAATTTCATGTTTTAGAAGAAAAATGTGCATTCAACTTTAAAAGATATGCAGAAAACACCTCCTTAAAACAAGTTATTTATTTAAGTGGAATTACCAATGACACAAAGCTATCTAAACATTTATTATCAAGAAAAAATGTTGAAAAAGCATTGAGTTCTAATCAATATGCTTTAACAACTTTTAAAGCTGGAATTATTGTAGGTTCAGGAAGTTCATCCTTTGAAATTATTAGAGATATTGTAGAAAAATTACCCTTTATGATTGCTCCTAAATGGTTAAATACAAAAACACAACCTTTAGGAATTAGAGATGTTTTAGCCTTTTTACATAAAGCTTTGTTTAAAAAAGAATTGTTCAATACTTCTTACGATATTTTTGGGCCAGAAATTATGACCTACAAAGAAATGTTGCTGCAATTTGCAGAGTTCAGAAAATTAAAAAGAACCATTATAACTGTGCCTGTAATGACGCCAAAACTGTCTTCTTACTGGTTATACTTTGTAACTTCTACTTCTTATAAATTAGCTTCTTCTTTGGTAAATTCAATGGGAGTTGAAGTGATAGGAAACAAAAGCAACATCAACCAAATACTTGATATTGAGCCAATGTCTTACAAAAAAGCATTGGAATTGGCGTTTAAAAAAATAGAACAAAATAGTATTATTTCTAGCTGGAAAGATTCTTATGTAAGTAGTAAATTAAAAGGTTTTTTACACGAATTTATTAATGTACCTGAATATGGTTGCTTTAAAGATTTTAAGAAAAGAAAAGTAAAAGACAGAGCTATTGTGCTCGACAGAATTTGGGCAATTGGTGGAAATACTGGTTGGTATTATGGAACTTTTTTGTGGAAAATTCGCGGATTTATGGATCAGTTTTTTGGTGGTGCAGGTTTACGAAGAGGAAGAAGACATCCTACAGAACTAAATGTTGGTGATGCTTTAGATTTTTGGCGTGTAATTTATGCAGATAAAAAACAAGGAAAATTATTACTCTACGCAGAAATGATTATGCCTGGTGAAGCTTGGTTAGAATTTAAAATAAAAGAAGGCACTTTATATCAAACTGCAACTTTTAGACCTCATGGTTTGGCTGGCAGATTGTACTGGTATTCTGTAATGCCTTTTCATTGGTTTGTTTTTAATGGGATGATCAACAATGTAAATAAATTAAAATAA
- a CDS encoding flavin reductase family protein, whose protein sequence is MQFFNQQDIHNLDKIYRINLINSCSGFKSANLLGTISTEGITNVAVFSSVTHLGSNPPTLGFILRPTTVPRNTHKNLKDLGYFTINHIWEEVIEDAHHTSAKYPEDVSEFDMTDFEAEFKGNFKAPFVKNAPVQMSMKFIEEIYVPSNDVLLVVAQIEELYIKDELLENDGLINLSKGNVATINGLDTYAIPKFKQQLTYQRPKATKK, encoded by the coding sequence ATGCAATTTTTTAATCAACAAGACATTCATAACCTCGATAAAATTTATCGAATTAATTTAATAAACAGTTGTTCAGGCTTTAAGTCTGCCAATTTATTAGGGACAATTTCAACAGAAGGTATTACCAATGTTGCCGTTTTTAGTTCAGTAACACATTTGGGTTCTAATCCACCAACCTTAGGTTTTATTTTAAGACCAACCACAGTTCCAAGAAATACGCATAAAAACTTAAAAGATTTAGGCTATTTTACCATCAATCATATTTGGGAAGAAGTTATTGAAGACGCACACCACACTTCTGCAAAATATCCAGAGGATGTTTCTGAATTTGATATGACCGATTTTGAAGCTGAATTTAAAGGAAATTTTAAAGCTCCTTTCGTAAAAAATGCACCAGTACAAATGAGCATGAAATTTATTGAGGAAATTTATGTACCTTCAAACGATGTACTATTAGTAGTAGCTCAAATTGAGGAATTATATATAAAAGACGAATTGCTAGAAAATGATGGATTAATAAATTTATCTAAAGGAAATGTTGCCACCATTAATGGTTTAGATACGTATGCAATTCCTAAATTCAAACAACAATTAACCTATCAAAGACCAAAAGCAACAAAAAAATAA
- a CDS encoding DUF4198 domain-containing protein — MMRKKIFALLCIAVFCSHDMYLKMDTYFLKPNEKSKIQLFNGTFDKSENIIDRDRMIDVSLVGNGKLTKFDENQWSEKDSITLLTFKTGNEGTWVAGVSTKSRDFKMTADKFNAYLEHDGVLDMLAQRKANNTLEQDAVERYSKHVKAIFQVGEQKSDDWNTVLGYPIEFVPMQNPYDLHTGDKLQVKLLRDGQPLVNQLVYADFKAQKNGHSHNNTAEHSHDLSDESHSHSSEKEHSHANGESHSHANEKELTHENEAHQHAKTDETHSHSVDKEHAHKDADENHTHTTGQKLRTNSQGIVDVNLTNDGIWFLRTIHLVNSEEDNLTHESNWATLTFETKHSHADSEVAAHVHEDEGIPSYFFWIFSIIVIAILFFWFNRKK, encoded by the coding sequence ATGATGAGAAAAAAAATCTTTGCACTTTTATGTATTGCAGTTTTTTGTAGCCATGATATGTATTTGAAAATGGATACCTATTTTTTGAAGCCAAATGAAAAAAGTAAAATTCAATTATTTAATGGCACTTTTGATAAAAGTGAAAATATAATTGATAGAGATAGAATGATCGATGTTAGTTTGGTTGGTAATGGAAAACTAACTAAATTTGATGAGAATCAATGGTCGGAAAAAGATAGTATTACCTTGCTTACTTTTAAAACAGGTAATGAAGGTACTTGGGTTGCTGGTGTTTCTACAAAGTCTAGAGATTTTAAAATGACTGCAGATAAATTCAACGCATATTTAGAACATGATGGAGTTTTAGACATGTTAGCGCAAAGAAAAGCAAACAATACTTTAGAGCAAGATGCAGTTGAGCGATATTCCAAACATGTAAAAGCAATTTTTCAAGTTGGTGAGCAAAAAAGTGACGATTGGAATACAGTTTTAGGATATCCAATAGAATTTGTGCCTATGCAAAACCCATATGATTTGCATACAGGAGATAAACTACAAGTTAAATTACTAAGAGATGGGCAGCCTTTAGTAAACCAATTAGTATATGCGGATTTTAAGGCACAAAAAAACGGACATTCTCATAATAATACTGCTGAACATTCTCATGATTTAAGTGATGAATCTCATTCTCATAGTTCAGAAAAGGAGCATTCTCATGCAAATGGAGAAAGTCATTCTCATGCCAATGAAAAAGAACTTACTCATGAAAATGAAGCTCATCAACATGCTAAAACTGATGAAACACATTCTCATTCAGTAGATAAAGAGCACGCTCATAAAGATGCAGATGAAAACCACACACATACAACTGGTCAAAAATTAAGAACAAATTCTCAGGGAATTGTTGATGTAAATTTGACGAATGACGGAATTTGGTTTCTTAGAACAATTCATTTGGTAAATTCGGAAGAAGATAATTTAACACACGAATCTAATTGGGCAACCTTAACTTTTGAAACAAAACACAGTCATGCTGATTCAGAAGTTGCAGCACATGTTCATGAAGATGAAGGAATTCCTTCGTATTTTTTCTGGATTTTTAGTATTATAGTTATAGCTATTCTATTCTTTTGGTTCAATCGAAAAAAATAG
- a CDS encoding HupE/UreJ family protein, with product MKSTFKGFLVFIFLLFSGTIFAHDVSSGDQEILNNGGLLSYVFVGAKHMLTGYDHLLFLAGVVFYLKRFKDIVKFITVFTIGHCITLTGASYLGITANEHLVDAVIALSVFYKGFENLGGFKKLKVKSPNLLLMVFLFGLIHGFGLATRLQSFAIGTEQFLLKILSFNLGVEVGQVLALIPIVFIITKWQKKNSYQAFYKAANTYLILIGLVLCAHQLYGYFHQH from the coding sequence ATGAAATCAACTTTTAAAGGATTTTTGGTATTTATATTTTTGCTGTTTTCAGGAACAATTTTCGCACACGATGTTAGTTCTGGAGACCAAGAAATTTTGAATAATGGAGGTCTGTTGTCTTACGTTTTTGTGGGAGCAAAACACATGTTAACAGGTTATGACCACTTATTGTTTTTAGCAGGTGTTGTTTTTTATTTGAAACGTTTTAAAGACATCGTAAAATTTATCACTGTTTTTACAATCGGACATTGCATCACTTTAACTGGCGCAAGTTATTTAGGCATTACTGCAAATGAGCATTTAGTGGATGCTGTAATTGCTTTAAGTGTTTTTTACAAAGGTTTTGAAAATTTAGGAGGTTTTAAGAAATTAAAAGTAAAATCGCCTAATTTATTGTTAATGGTTTTTCTGTTTGGTTTAATTCACGGTTTTGGTTTGGCAACAAGATTACAATCTTTTGCAATTGGCACAGAGCAATTTTTATTGAAGATTTTAAGCTTTAATTTGGGAGTAGAAGTAGGGCAAGTTTTAGCATTGATTCCTATAGTTTTTATCATTACAAAATGGCAAAAGAAAAACAGTTATCAAGCTTTTTATAAAGCTGCAAACACCTATTTAATTTTGATTGGTTTGGTTTTATGTGCACATCAATTGTATGGTTATTTTCATCAACATTAA